From a single Streptomyces liliifuscus genomic region:
- a CDS encoding IucA/IucC family protein: MPNPSAAPTPEEPSWLYDPPELSPERWERAGRRLLAKMIGEFAHEEILVPEADGNSPGAAAAATDPPEATAPGSVPDLRGDDSPPAVGADDERSYTLRLDAGGIIGFRARRGAYDSWQVDPSSLTLTEATGATSETAGPGPSRLYTDPLDFLTRARATLGLDGATLGHVIRELTTTLAADARLDHTALPAARLADLGYAELEGHQTGHPWIVLNKGRLGFSATDAAHWAPEGRRGTALPWIAVHTSLATYRGVAGLETADELYARELDPATRESYAVALRARGLTPESYLYLPVHPWQWNDVVLPLFAPSVAAGAIVPLPPDADLRLPQQSVRTFLNTSRPDRHTVKLPLSVLNTLVWRGLPTERTLAAPAVTAWMHGLRDADPFLRDTCGVILLGEVASVTVGHPVYDTLPEVPYQYKELLGAIWREPLSLHLAPGERARTLAALLHTDPDGRAFTAELVERSGLAPRIWLRRLFAALLPPLLHFLYRYGTVFSPHGENAIVVFDDHDVPVRLAVKDFVDDVNVSAERLPEHASMPDDVRAVLLTEPAAFLTQFIHSGLFVGVFRYLAPLCEAQLGVPEAEFWSLVRAEILRHHRLFPELKERYETFDLLTPRIERLCLNRNRLHLDGYRDRPQRPHAAVHGTVPNPLHQP; this comes from the coding sequence GTGCCGAACCCGTCCGCCGCCCCGACTCCCGAAGAGCCGTCGTGGCTCTACGACCCGCCCGAACTGAGCCCGGAGCGATGGGAAAGAGCGGGGCGACGACTGCTCGCCAAGATGATCGGGGAGTTCGCGCACGAGGAGATCCTGGTACCCGAGGCGGACGGGAACAGCCCCGGTGCTGCGGCGGCAGCCACCGATCCTCCCGAGGCCACGGCACCGGGCAGCGTCCCGGACCTCAGAGGAGACGATTCGCCGCCCGCCGTAGGCGCCGACGACGAGCGGTCGTACACCCTCCGCCTCGACGCCGGCGGCATCATCGGCTTCCGCGCCCGTCGCGGCGCGTACGACAGCTGGCAGGTCGATCCGTCCTCCCTCACCTTGACCGAGGCAACCGGAGCGACCAGCGAGACCGCGGGACCCGGACCCTCGCGCCTCTACACCGACCCCCTCGACTTCCTCACCCGCGCCCGCGCCACCCTCGGGCTGGACGGCGCCACCCTCGGGCACGTCATCAGGGAACTGACCACCACACTCGCGGCGGACGCACGCCTCGACCACACAGCGCTGCCCGCCGCCCGGCTCGCCGACCTCGGATACGCCGAGCTGGAAGGCCATCAGACGGGTCACCCCTGGATCGTCCTCAACAAAGGCCGCCTCGGTTTCTCCGCCACGGACGCCGCCCACTGGGCACCCGAGGGCCGCAGAGGCACAGCCCTGCCGTGGATCGCGGTGCACACCTCACTGGCCACATATCGGGGCGTCGCGGGCCTGGAGACCGCGGACGAGCTCTACGCGCGCGAGCTCGATCCCGCCACCAGGGAGTCCTACGCCGTCGCACTACGCGCGCGTGGGCTCACGCCGGAGTCGTATCTCTACCTGCCCGTGCACCCCTGGCAGTGGAACGACGTCGTGCTGCCACTCTTCGCGCCGTCTGTCGCCGCAGGCGCCATCGTTCCGCTGCCCCCGGACGCCGATTTACGCCTGCCCCAGCAGTCGGTGCGCACCTTCCTCAACACCTCACGCCCGGACCGGCACACCGTCAAACTGCCGCTGTCCGTCCTCAACACCCTGGTGTGGCGGGGCCTTCCGACGGAGCGCACTCTCGCGGCACCCGCCGTCACCGCCTGGATGCATGGCCTGCGCGACGCGGACCCCTTTTTGCGCGACACCTGCGGCGTCATCCTCCTGGGGGAGGTCGCGTCCGTCACGGTCGGGCACCCCGTGTACGACACGCTGCCGGAGGTCCCGTACCAGTACAAGGAGTTGCTGGGCGCGATCTGGCGCGAGCCGCTCTCCCTCCATCTGGCGCCCGGCGAGCGCGCCCGCACCTTGGCCGCTCTCCTGCACACCGACCCCGACGGCCGGGCCTTCACGGCTGAGCTCGTCGAGCGCTCAGGCCTGGCCCCGAGGATCTGGCTGCGCCGTCTCTTCGCCGCGCTGCTGCCGCCCCTGCTGCACTTCCTCTACCGCTACGGCACTGTGTTCAGCCCACACGGCGAGAACGCGATCGTTGTCTTCGACGACCATGACGTACCCGTCCGGCTCGCGGTGAAGGACTTTGTGGACGACGTGAACGTCAGCGCCGAGCGGCTTCCCGAGCACGCGTCCATGCCGGACGACGTACGGGCCGTTCTGCTCACGGAACCGGCTGCTTTCCTCACGCAGTTCATCCACTCCGGGCTCTTCGTCGGTGTCTTCCGCTACCTGGCCCCGCTCTGCGAGGCGCAACTGGGCGTTCCGGAGGCCGAGTTCTGGTCGCTCGTACGGGCGGAGATTCTCCGTCATCACAGGCTCTTCCCGGAGCTCAAGGAGCGTTACGAAACGTTCGACCTGCTCACTCCGCGTATTGAGCGGCTGTGCCTCAACCGCAATCGACTGCACCTGGACGGCTACCGGGACCGCCCCCAGCGCCCGCACGCCGCGGTGCACGGCACCGTTCCGAACCCGCTGCACCAGCCGTGA